CCAAACAAGGCGGTTTCGGTAGCCAATTTTAAGAGCACTCTTCGTAAAATTTCACCCAGATACATTCCAGagattaacttttcaaaaatctgCAACCGCAAATATAATTGATTATGCAAATCCATACAAGTTCTCCTAACGATAATGTTCAGATATGAGGCATCACCTGTTCTCCAGGATTCAAACTCTCGACATCTAATGCTCGGTCATAATCTGTTATAGGAAGATGAGATGATCTGAAATTTCCCCACTCCATGTTGATAACCTAAATGCCATAACAAGTTAAACGATGTAAAACAGACTGTGCCAACAGATATACAAATATATAATAGTCTTGCTTTCCGATATGATTAATTAGTCATAACTATATTAGAGGAGCTGATGCTTACCATTTCTCCTGATTTTGGTAGCAGACCGTGCCATTTGGGTATTGCATTGGCACGCTCGACATAGGCTGCATTTGTACCTGTGCCTAATATTACAGCAGCTACTACATCACGATCGTAATATCTCCCCCCAGCTAATGTCCCAATTGTATCATTCACCTGTAACAAAAATTACGACCAGCATTTACTAAATATCTAgctctatatatataaaagttgatTACACTAAGAATAGGCTGTGAATTGATATCTTTATACAAATCTTCAACAACAGGAAAAAGTATAAGAGAAACAAACCAGTGCTGAGACTCGCATATCCAGGCCTTGTCTTTCCATGGCCCTAGTCAATTCAGCTACAACATCTTCCCCAACCTGTTTttaacaaaaacaacaaaatgaGGTAAACAAATCATTTGAACTATCTAATTCAATCATTTGATCCAGATTTTTAAGCTACCCACGAAAGTAAAGCTGTGAGAACTACGCCTTGAATGAACAAATCGAAAAATTGAGAATGAAGTTGTCCATGCTACAAGTCTTTTGAGAAATTTGTCATGGTAAGCTATGAAAAGCTATCAAGTTTTAGTGAAGAAATATGCAAGTCAAAATAAGATTAGAAAGTGAACACTATTCTAATTTTGCTTTTGTATTATTAAACTCACCCCATTTCTTGATTACATACCTTAAGTCGCTACATAAGATAATTGATTGGTGAGTGGTTGTCACCATTGTAAGAAATATATAAACATAATAAATGGAAAGAAATGGGAAATGATACTCTCCTCGTAGCATAAATATCAAATTGCAATCTAGACCTAGCAATCTTACAATTGAAGGGGAGCAttggcacaacggtaaagttgttgccatgtgacatggaggtcacgggtttgagtttcagaaatagcctcttgcaaagcaagataaggctgcgtacaataagCAAGGTCTAGATCATAGGATAGAAATTAGGTTGAGATGCCATCTGTATTTGGATTTTATATTTCCTCACCATTGTTAGAATCTCAATCATGACAACATTGATTGAACCAAATATGCTAAGAAAGAGCACTAAGGATTATAAACCAAGTCCATAAGCATCCTTGAAGTTTAGcaagcaatatatatatatagtttctgCTGCAAATCAGAACCTGAAAGTACAACCATTACATTGAGAACCATGAGATTTGTAAGAACTTATTTATGCAAAACATAGCGAAAAGAGCCAATATACATTTTCAGTTTCTAAtgcaaattatattataaaaGTTCATTAAACAATGAATACACGGGGCAttgtttttgttttaaaaaaatattcttctgGTAGCAAGGTGAGAAACACTGTTAAAGGTAAGCCACAAAAAAATTCCGGGCAAGAAAATTAGTTTCATCATgcaacagattttttttttttaaattagcaCATAGAAAAGTCATACATATACCCATCTCATTGAAGGAATAAAGGTGCTCTGAAATTACCGTGCTATCAATATTAAAACCTTTTGTCCATTTAATTAGAGTGCCTGATGCAATTGAAGTTTGTCTCACGGGAAAAGAGAAGGTAAATCCAAGCTCCCTCTGCCTATCAACAGGAAGGTGAAAATCATCACCTTCAGAAGCAACAAATTTTGCTAAAGCCGAAGCGATAAAATCAAAAAGTTCCTGAAAATGTTCTCAGATGTAAGAAAGGATAGATACACAAGAAATGGAAGAtgaataaataacataaaaaatcAGGGCTTTTCACTTACATCTGAGCCTCCAACCATTAGATGTGGTGGTATGGAAACCTCCTCAAATTCTTGCTTGACTACACGCTTCTCCTTCCCTCCTAGTTGTACACGAAGTACTCGGAAGTTGGTTCCTCCAAGGTCTAAAGCATAAAACAATCCTGCCTCATCCCTTGAAAATGATATCCAAGGAGTCTAAGGTGTTAGTTTAGAATGTCGAGTTTTGACAGTAGTTTAAAGTTGTATATACAGCACAAGTGACAAAAAAACAACAATTTAATTCCAATGTCAGTTCATTCTTGAGGAGTGTTCCTCATTCAGACAAAAACCCAAGTGAATAAGTTTAAATGAAATTTCATAAATAGTAACATATCCATAACGCAACAAAGATGCCAAATTTAAGAAACAAAGGTGAAGAAGACAAAACTAGAGAGAAGGAAAATTGCAGAAGGCAGGGTTATGATGAAGAGAATAAATTACAATGGGAACTTAGATTTTTCCTTAATAGCATCGAATTTAATCTATTGCTAGAGAAAACACAACACAAGAAGAAACAAACAACGAAAAAGGAACGACCTAACTATGCTCTTACCCAACAAGAATAGCTATAACAAGCAATGTTAAATTGGTACAAGATCCAACTTTGCCACTATGAAATAGCTGACTCTGGGAAGTCATAAGAAAGAAAGTTCACGCCCAAAATGGTAAAATTTCAAGAAATCCACACTATAAATACAGTTGATTGTTTAATACACAAAACAAAGAGGCTCCTTTCGAATATGGAAAAAAAAGGCACATACCCAGTGGGCAGGTTGTCGACGTAGCTGATCAGCATCTTCAACTTGCTCCCGCCCTCGGAGGCGAGGCCTGCGTGCATCTCCACCGTCATCGCGTCCGCCACCTGCCTTAGCTTCCCGATGGGCGTGGCGGCCCGGTCCTCAAGCTCCTTGATCACCGCAGCGACCCGGGACCACCGGCCCGAGCTCCGCATGCGGTGTCGCACAACGAGCACCGCCACTGCGCACGCGGCCGCGGCGCACACCACCGTCGTTGTCACCGCCACCTTCCTCATGATTACAAGAGCCGGTCCTAGCCGATCCGACGAGCCGCTGCCCACCTCCCAAGCAACCCAACGACCGAGCCTCGGAGCTCCGCCTTCCAAGATCCTTCCgcagaatgtaaaaaaaaaaaaggaacccGGAAATTGCAAGATCAAAGATGAAATTTTGCGACAACCCGCAACTTCGTACGCTCGATCCCAATCGGCCAGAAAGGGAAAGGAGAGATTTTGCAACTTTTCCCTATGTCATTTGCGTGAGGGTTGGATTTATTTTCGAAAGAGAAATGGCAAAAAGAACAAAAATATCTCAGGATTAAAATATTtacatattttatctttaggataAAGTTTTTAAATGCTTAAATGTTACTTTATATTTATACCTTCTATAATTTAGTAATATTGATTCACATAATTATTCTTTTATAATAGATAATTAATGTCACACAAGTAAGAAATTGATGAGAGCATACATAAAATTATTAAACTGAgatataaattcaaaataaaatatatatgcacccttatttataatttttatccaagcttcattttatcaaaaaaaaaacctaagttAAATCCACCAAAATACTTATTGGATAAGGTTTATATTAGATGTACATCCTTTATGGTTTAGTTTTTATCAACAACTATCCTAAAGTTGCTTTAAAAAtctttgtttgtttagcttgtgatttttttaaatattcaatGGCTGTTAAATCGAAATTgaataaatcaattttttaattAGCAGATCAAACTTTCTTCGAAAATCGAAgtgataaaaaattaattaatgtgaaatggagattaaaaaaaataaaattctagatTAAGATAATTTAGTTTAGGGGAGGAGAGATTTTGAAGCCTTTGGCATTTGTGATCTTTTAGGACGACGGTTGGATTTATTTTTGAAAGAGAAattgcaaaaagaaaaattaaaacatcTTAGGATTAAAATATTtacatattttatctttaggataAAGTTTTTAAATGCTTAAAATTTAATATGCTACTTTATATTTATACCTTCTAATTTAGTAATATTGATTCACCCCATTATTCTTTTATAATAGATAATTAATGCCACGCAAGTAAGAAATTGATGGGAGCGTATATAAAATTATTAGATTGAGATatgaattcaaaataaaatatatatgtgcCCTTATTGATAATTTTTATCCAATcttcattttattaaaaaaaactctaagttaaGTCCACCAAAATCCTTATTGGATAAGGTTTATATTAGATTTACATCCCGACTAATTTTTTATCGATGCGACCCTAATGTTTCTTTAGGGATCTTTGTTTGTTTACCTCTGACATTTTCTTTATATTTGATACGACGTGTTATGAAGGTCTCTAAAGTAATATGAGATAGATAGTTAAGGTGAGATGTCAGTGAAAGTCAAGATAAAATgatattcaaagttaagatgagaTGATAGTTAAAGTTAAGGTGAGATAATAATAAAAGTTAAGGAGGTGATCAAGGTGTACACGATCAAATCTTCTAGGACTTAACTCTCCACTCTTCCGCCTTCTCATCAACCTTTTGTACACTCTATCTGCTTCttgtaaaaaattattaagtGTAAATGAAGACCTGTCGTTCGACGCTTTATGTTTCTCTGTTCTTCTATCttgcagttttttttttaaatcatcctTAGTGTAGGAGCCTTGGCCTTTTATATTTATTTACACGGTAGGTAGAACGTGGGTCAGGCTCGCTTCTATCATGATCGGACGACCTACACTCCTTTGATACTTAACGCAAGTACTTCGCTCGCTTGTAACTCAGCCGATCAgctcgagagtctttgacacttaacgCAAGGGCTATGCTAACTTATAACATGGCTAAATGACTCATGAGTCTTTGACATGCTCGGTCTGAACCTCATGGAAAATATTCTtgaggcgcgagagcatgctcgcttataactagcCCGATTGGGTCGAAAGTCTTTGATACTTTGTACGAGGGCTACACTCGCTTATAACACTGCCAAATGGCTCATGAGTCTTTAGCATGCCCGATTTGAATCCCGTGGCAAATATTCTTGAGGcgcgagagcatgttcacttataactcgcccaatcggatcgagagtctttgacacttacaGTGAGGGTTACACTTGCTAATAACATGGCTGAATGgctcgtgagtctttgacacGCCCGATCTGAACCCCGTGACAAATATTCTTAAGGCgcgagagaatgctcacttataactcgcccgatcGGATCAAGAGTCTTTGACATTTAGTGCGAGGGATACACTCACTTATAATACGACCGAACAACTTATGAGTCTTTGACATGCCCGATCTGAACCCCACGACAAATATTCTtgaggcacgagagcatgctcactaatAACATGGCTGAATGgctcgtgagtctttgacacGCCCGATCTGAACCCCGTGACAAATATTCTTAAGGCgcgagagaatgctcacttataactcgcccgatcGGATCAAGAGTCTTTGACATTTAGCGCGAGGGATACACTCACTTATAATACGACCGAACAACTTATGAGTCTTTGACATGCCCGATCTGAACCCCACGACAAATATTCTtgaggcacgagagcatgctcacttataactcgctcgaTCAGGTCAAGAGTCTTTAACACTTAGCGCGAGGGCTACGCTCGCTTATATCATGGCCGAACGgctcgtgagtctttgacacGTCTGATCTAAACCCTACGACAAATATTcttgaggcgtgagagcatgctcgcttataacttgcccaatcgggtcgagagtctttgacacttagcgtgAGGGCTACACTCGCTTATAACACGACGGAATGGCTCGTGAGTCTAAGACACTTAGGAAATCTTTGTCTGAACCTTCCTGTATTCATAAAATAAATGATTTTACAATTTACATTAATTCTACCACACGCTTACTATCCCGCTTGATAGTGTTGCATATGGTTCGCGCTCTATGGTCGGTCGAGCTTTCTTCCATCTTCGTTCTACAAATAGTATGCCCCCAAGCTAAGCTTTTATATCACCTTGTAGGGTCCCCTCTATGGGACTTCTAGTTTGGTCACATCGTCGACCGACTTCACCTTTTTTAATCAAAGTCACAAACCTGGAATAATCTGGGAATAACTCGtttgttgtaattttgcttcttCCTCTGCTTATACGCCATCAGTCAAACGATAACTTTGTCTCTTACTTTGTCTATCAAATTTAACTCCATAAGTCACCAATCGGGATTATCCTCGTCATACAGCTGTCGTCGATCGAACTCTATGCCAACCTTGACTGGCaccactgcttctcctccatacaccaagtggaatggaGTAATGCTAGTGGCTTCTCGAGGAGTCATGCGATAAGATCATAGTACATTCGACAGCTCGTCCACctagcttcctcccatatggtttAGCCAAGCCCTGAGCCCTCTAAGAATTTCTCTGTTGGTGACTTTTGCCTGGCCATTACTTCGGGGGTAAGTCGTTGAAGTGAAGGTCTGTATAATATCATAGCCGGCACACTACTCTCTGAGCCTCCGTCTCTGAAACTATCTTTTATTATCAGAGATTAGTTTATGAGGGACGTCGAACCGACATATGATATTTTGCCATAAAAACTTGATAATCATCTGCTTGGTTATCTTGGCGAGTGGTTTGACTTCTACCCATTTGAAAAAATAATCCACCACCACAAGTAGAAATTTTCTCTGGCAGGTCGCCATGGGGAAAGGTCCTACAATGTCTATGCCCCACTGGTCAAATGAACATGACATGATGGATGCCTTCAGTTCTTCAGTTGGTCGGTGCAATATATTCTAGTACTTTTGAGAAGAGAGATAGGTGGACACTGTCCAGGCGACATTTACCTGCAACGTAGGCCAGAAGTACCCCGCTAGTAGGATTTTTCTCGCCAATGAACGACTACCTGAATGATTGTGATAGGAGCCTTGGTGAATTTCTTGTAAGATATACTAGATGTCTTCCACTTCGGTGCATTTGAGTAGTGGCCTCGAGAAGACCCTTTTATAGAGGTGATCTCCAATTAGTGTGAACTGTCTGGCCTTCTTCTTGATTAACCGAGCCTACTCCTAGTCGGCTAGCGTATTGTCCAATCGGAGGAACTCGATCAAAGATGTCCTCCAGTCATTTGAGATTCCTCCTTCAGTTAGCCTCTCAATATAAGCCACTAGCAATACCTGCTCGATTGGCCTATCCAGTACTACGGGGGTTAAGGAACTTTCTAATTTTTACCAGCTCGTCCGCGTATTAATTCTCTGCTCGGGAGATTGTTTGGATACTTACTTCTTAAAATCCAGCCTTCAACTTTTCAAATGCCTCAGCGTATAACCTTATCCtgacattatttatttcaaaagttCCCAACAACTGCTGTGCTGTCAATTGAGAGTTCGAGTGGATAAAGACTCAGGTGGCTCCTACATGCTGAACCACTTGTAGCCCGATGATCAACTCTTCATACTCTACC
This genomic stretch from Zingiber officinale cultivar Zhangliang chromosome 7A, Zo_v1.1, whole genome shotgun sequence harbors:
- the LOC122002584 gene encoding hexokinase-2-like, producing MRKVAVTTTVVCAAAACAVAVLVVRHRMRSSGRWSRVAAVIKELEDRAATPIGKLRQVADAMTVEMHAGLASEGGSKLKMLISYVDNLPTGDEAGLFYALDLGGTNFRVLRVQLGGKEKRVVKQEFEEVSIPPHLMVGGSDELFDFIASALAKFVASEGDDFHLPVDRQRELGFTFSFPVRQTSIASGTLIKWTKGFNIDSTVGEDVVAELTRAMERQGLDMRVSALVNDTIGTLAGGRYYDRDVVAAVILGTGTNAAYVERANAIPKWHGLLPKSGEMVINMEWGNFRSSHLPITDYDRALDVESLNPGEQIFEKLISGMYLGEILRRVLLKLATETALFGDAVPPKLETPFILRTPAMSVMHHDNSPDLREVGTKLKELLGIPNTSLKTRKVVVQICDIIAKRGARLAAAGIVGILKKIGRDAPPKDDSKLPRTAIAMDGGLYEHYTIFSDCLQSTLKEMLGPEASTAIVIKLANDGSGIGASLLAASHSQHLVFEES